The stretch of DNA GATGTCGTGTTTGGCCTGCTCCAGTTCCTCTCCCTCAACCTCACCACCGGTAGCGGAGAGCGCCATTTCGTCCAGCAACTCGCCTGGTACGTTCAACGAGAGATTGCAATGGACGGGTTCGAACACGTCGATCGACACACACGGAGCCTCTGGCTTACCCACCGCTGAGTGCGACGGTAGCAAATCGAGGAACGCCATGTTCGCGAAGGTTTCGCACACCGCTTCGCTCAGAACAGCTTCGTGGCTCATGCTGCTACCTCCGTCGCGCTTGCGATGACCTCTCCCAGCTCGGCGGGGGAGAAGGGCTTCGAAATCACTCGAAAGGCACCCAGCTGCGTCAGCTCTTTACGAACGTGCTCGTTGACGGCGCTACTGATCACCACGACGCGCAGCTTGGTTCCGCGCGCGGCGAGGTTGGCGAGCACCTCACGACCATGAACCTTTGGCATGTTCAGGTCCATGAAGCACAGGTCGAAGTCCCTTCCGGTAGCCAGTTCGAACGCTTCGGCGCCATCTTTGGCCTCCGTGAATTCTGCGTCGGCGAGGCCAGCCACCTGCGCGCAACGCTTTACGAACATTCGGGCGATTGCCGAATCATCTGCGATCAACACCTGCATTTTCATACCTCTTAATACTCCCCACGGAAACGAAATCAGAGTTGTACGACTTGACCTGTACCAAGATGAAGTGACACATCGAGGCTCGCGACCGTGACCAGAACGGTCCGGCTGTGGCTACCCCCGACGTGCTCCGCCAGCGCGGCCATCCCTTGCTGCCAGAGCGCCTTCTTCACGGCGAGCAGGTTGCGCTTGCCGATGTCGAAATGGTCGCTGTTCTTGAGGACACTCGCCCCGCCGGCCAGCTTCACGCGCCAGAGCGCCTTCCTTGGGGCGGCGCCGCTTGCCAGCATTTTCTGCACCACGAGCTTGATCGCGGTGTCGGCGAAGTGGAACGGCTTCTGCTCGGCGAGGGTCTGATTGAGCCGCGAGTCGGGCAGCGCGACGTGCGTTAGCGACGTCACTCCTGACGTCGGGTCCACGATCACGATGCCGATACAGGAGCCCAGCCCGTACGTCTTTAGACGCGCGCCGGGGGTGGCGCTCACTGCACCATCACCAATGCCAACAACGATGGGTGCAACTGCCGTGGTGGCTTGGGCCGCGTAGGTCATTGCCTCAGTGCACGGGTCTCAGGCTGGAACCTTGAGCCCTGGCCACAAGTACTTTTCGCATATCCCCTCGCTTAAGCCTCGCTTCCTTGCTGCCGTTCGGTGGGGAGGCGATGGATGAGGAGCAATTAGAGATCCTTCGGGACTTCATCACTGAGTCCACGGAAGCACTCGAGACGGTCGAGCCGCTTCTCGTGGAGCTCGAGCAGCATCCGGGGGATGCGATCGACGAGCAAACGCTCGCGGCGATCTTCCGCTTCTTTCATTCGATGAAGGGGACTGCCTCCTTCCTCGAACTGCAACACGTCGTGCGCGTCACCCACGTCGCCGAGTCGCTGTTGGACTTGGTGAGGAAGGGCTCAACGCCCCTCACGCCAACCCACGTCGACCTGCTGTGCGAGACCGTCGACGTCGTACGCATCCTCCTGCAGTG from Polyangiaceae bacterium encodes:
- a CDS encoding chemotaxis protein CheX; amino-acid sequence: MSHEAVLSEAVCETFANMAFLDLLPSHSAVGKPEAPCVSIDVFEPVHCNLSLNVPGELLDEMALSATGGEVEGEELEQAKHDILLEVANVIAGAFASRVQEGGAPVELGLPKVEAPECTKTWQRFETETSWVDVSLEVRSAF
- a CDS encoding response regulator, producing the protein MQVLIADDSAIARMFVKRCAQVAGLADAEFTEAKDGAEAFELATGRDFDLCFMDLNMPKVHGREVLANLAARGTKLRVVVISSAVNEHVRKELTQLGAFRVISKPFSPAELGEVIASATEVAA
- a CDS encoding chemotaxis protein CheD, with the protein product MSATPGARLKTYGLGSCIGIVIVDPTSGVTSLTHVALPDSRLNQTLAEQKPFHFADTAIKLVVQKMLASGAAPRKALWRVKLAGGASVLKNSDHFDIGKRNLLAVKKALWQQGMAALAEHVGGSHSRTVLVTVASLDVSLHLGTGQVVQL